From the Leptotrichia sp. oral taxon 221 genome, one window contains:
- a CDS encoding glycogen synthase, whose amino-acid sequence MKIVYLASEVAPFFKTGGLADVMGALPKKMQELGHEVSIIMPKYDKIPVKYLEKLEWVARLESHGDIFNLVRYPDDKINYYFIENKALYERGHVYGDNDEDIQYAMFSELALRFLKEINLQPDILHCNDWQTGPVPYFLNVRYNNDPFYWDMRTVYSIHNLMYQGRFSKYSFERMGYDIGGYGLNFMEIGIGYADVVNTVSPTYAEEIKYPYFAEGLEWITNTKKIYGILNGIDVDEFDPEKNPDIIPFNKDSLDKKKENKYRLQEKLGLPKSDVALISLVTRLVEGKGLDLVSAVLENLLQYDAVQVVILGSGDRFYEDYYNYLTNKYPDKFKVYLGYNPHLANEIYAGSDIFLMPSRYEPCGLSQMIAMRFGTIPVVRETGGLKDTVHPYNVFTNEGNGFSFTNFNADDMLYTIKVAEGIYYDRPEVWKDLIRRNMEADFSWDKAAREYVKLYEEAKTH is encoded by the coding sequence TTGAAAATAGTTTATTTAGCATCAGAAGTAGCTCCATTTTTTAAAACAGGTGGATTAGCCGATGTTATGGGTGCTTTGCCTAAAAAAATGCAAGAATTAGGTCATGAAGTTTCTATTATAATGCCTAAATATGATAAGATACCAGTTAAATACCTTGAAAAACTTGAATGGGTAGCAAGATTAGAAAGTCATGGAGACATTTTTAATCTAGTTAGATACCCAGATGATAAAATTAATTATTATTTTATTGAAAATAAAGCATTATACGAAAGAGGTCATGTTTACGGTGATAATGATGAAGATATACAATATGCGATGTTTTCTGAATTAGCACTTAGATTTCTAAAAGAAATTAATTTACAACCAGATATATTACACTGTAATGACTGGCAAACTGGACCAGTACCTTATTTCTTAAATGTAAGATATAATAATGATCCGTTTTATTGGGATATGAGAACAGTTTATTCGATTCATAATTTAATGTATCAAGGAAGATTCTCAAAATATTCATTTGAAAGAATGGGTTATGATATTGGTGGATATGGTTTGAATTTTATGGAAATAGGAATTGGTTATGCAGATGTTGTAAACACAGTAAGTCCTACTTACGCAGAAGAAATTAAATATCCTTATTTTGCAGAAGGATTAGAATGGATAACAAATACGAAAAAAATATATGGAATTTTAAATGGAATTGATGTAGATGAATTTGATCCAGAAAAAAATCCAGATATAATACCATTTAACAAAGATTCTCTAGATAAGAAAAAAGAAAATAAATACAGATTGCAAGAAAAATTAGGGTTACCAAAATCAGATGTCGCTTTAATTTCTTTGGTAACAAGATTAGTTGAAGGAAAAGGACTAGATTTAGTATCAGCAGTTTTAGAAAACTTATTGCAATATGATGCAGTTCAAGTAGTAATTTTAGGTAGTGGAGATAGATTCTATGAAGACTATTATAACTATTTGACAAATAAATATCCTGATAAGTTCAAAGTTTATTTAGGATATAATCCTCATTTAGCAAATGAAATTTATGCTGGAAGTGATATTTTCTTAATGCCTTCAAGATATGAACCATGTGGATTGAGTCAAATGATAGCTATGAGATTTGGTACAATTCCTGTAGTTAGAGAAACAGGTGGATTAAAAGATACTGTTCATCCTTATAATGTATTCACAAATGAAGGAAACGGATTCTCATTCACAAACTTTAATGCAGATGATATGTTGTATACAATAAAAGTAGCAGAAGGAATCTATTATGATAGACCTGAAGTTTGGAAAGATTTAATAAGAAGAAATATGGAAGCTGATTTTTCTTGGGATAAAGCAGCTAGAGAATATGTGAAGTTGTATGAAGAAGCTAAAACTCATTAG
- a CDS encoding glucose-1-phosphate adenylyltransferase: MEILAMILAGGRGSRLDILSEKRVKPSVPFAGKFRIIDFALSNCSNSGIYDVALLTQYLPLSLNEHIGSGKPWDFDRRDSSITMLQPHEGPGGSAWYQGTADAIRQNIEFIKNKNPKYVLILSGDHIYKMDYRWMLKEHKENGAELTVAAQPVPIEEASRFGIFEVDENKQILDFQEKPAEPRSNLASMGIYIFNTDALLEYLEKLENQDLDFGKHVIPSMIKEDRKVFVHCYDSYWMDVGTYDSYLAANLDLIKKSEEVGIDLYDTGWKIYTRSEDLAPARIGETGSSQNSLISNGCKIEGTVQNSVLGPGVTVRKGATIRNSIVFSGTYIDENTHLDTVIVDKKVYIGKNSFIGHGEAKVPNYEKPDVLSSGITVIGKGAVIPEGALIGKNVRIFGEVKLNENNKYVPVGETVKK, encoded by the coding sequence ATGGAAATTTTAGCTATGATATTAGCAGGCGGAAGAGGATCAAGACTTGACATCTTATCAGAAAAAAGGGTTAAACCAAGTGTACCTTTTGCTGGTAAATTTAGAATTATAGATTTCGCATTGAGTAATTGCTCAAATTCAGGAATTTATGATGTTGCATTATTAACACAATATTTACCTTTGTCGTTAAACGAACACATTGGTTCAGGAAAACCTTGGGATTTTGATAGAAGAGATTCAAGTATAACTATGTTACAACCACATGAAGGACCAGGAGGAAGTGCTTGGTATCAAGGAACAGCTGATGCTATCAGACAAAATATTGAATTTATTAAAAATAAAAATCCTAAATATGTATTAATATTATCTGGAGATCACATTTATAAAATGGATTATAGATGGATGTTAAAAGAACATAAAGAAAATGGAGCTGAATTAACAGTTGCAGCACAACCAGTTCCAATAGAAGAAGCAAGTAGATTTGGAATATTTGAAGTAGATGAAAATAAACAAATTCTTGATTTCCAAGAAAAACCAGCAGAACCTAGAAGTAATCTAGCTTCAATGGGAATTTATATTTTTAACACAGATGCATTATTAGAATATTTAGAAAAATTAGAAAATCAAGACTTAGACTTTGGAAAACACGTAATTCCGTCAATGATTAAAGAAGATAGAAAAGTATTCGTTCATTGCTATGATAGTTACTGGATGGACGTTGGAACATATGATTCTTACTTAGCAGCAAACTTAGATTTGATTAAAAAATCAGAAGAAGTTGGAATTGATTTGTATGACACAGGATGGAAAATTTATACAAGAAGTGAAGACTTGGCACCAGCAAGAATCGGAGAAACAGGTAGTTCACAAAATTCATTAATCAGTAATGGATGTAAAATTGAAGGAACTGTTCAAAATTCAGTATTAGGGCCTGGAGTAACTGTAAGAAAAGGTGCTACTATTAGAAATAGTATTGTATTTAGTGGAACATATATTGATGAGAATACACATCTAGATACAGTAATTGTTGATAAAAAGGTTTATATTGGTAAAAATTCATTTATTGGACATGGTGAAGCAAAAGTTCCAAATTATGAAAAACCAGATGTTTTATCATCAGGAATTACAGTAATTGGTAAAGGTGCCGTTATTCCTGAAGGAGCATTAATTGGTAAAAATGTTAGAATTTTTGGTGAAGTTAAATTGAATGAAAATAATAAATATGTACCAGTTGGAGAAACAGTAAAAAAATAG
- a CDS encoding HAD family phosphatase encodes MGDKLFKNTELFIFDMDGLLFNTEDIYVNEGKRIAREMGYEITQELSEMTMGLTNNVARKTYKDYLGQEFPFDEMVDEIHSIICERAEKGEVDLKLGALELLNFLKENNKKMVLATSSNRKLATILTEGKDIRKYFDHFITAEDVKHGKPDPEVFLIATKRGEAKPEKSIVFEDSFNGVRAAHSAKTFPFMIPDKLQPTEEIRQKYFKKFDNLLEVINYFEGK; translated from the coding sequence ATGGGAGATAAATTATTTAAAAATACAGAATTGTTTATTTTTGATATGGATGGACTTTTGTTTAATACAGAAGATATTTATGTGAATGAGGGAAAAAGAATTGCTAGAGAAATGGGCTATGAAATAACACAAGAATTGTCAGAAATGACAATGGGATTAACAAATAATGTAGCAAGAAAAACTTATAAAGATTATCTAGGACAAGAATTTCCTTTCGATGAAATGGTTGATGAAATACATTCAATAATATGTGAAAGAGCCGAAAAAGGAGAAGTTGATTTAAAATTAGGAGCATTAGAATTATTAAACTTTTTGAAAGAAAATAATAAAAAAATGGTTTTAGCGACGTCTTCTAATCGAAAATTGGCTACAATTCTAACAGAAGGTAAGGATATTAGAAAATATTTTGATCATTTTATAACTGCGGAAGATGTGAAACATGGGAAACCAGATCCAGAAGTGTTTCTTATCGCTACAAAAAGAGGAGAAGCAAAGCCTGAAAAATCAATAGTTTTTGAAGATTCGTTTAATGGAGTAAGAGCTGCACATTCAGCAAAAACTTTTCCTTTTATGATTCCAGATAAATTACAACCAACAGAAGAAATCAGACAAAAATATTTCAAAAAATTTGATAATTTATTGGAAGTTATCAATTATTTTGAAGGAAAATAA